The following proteins are encoded in a genomic region of Hoeflea phototrophica DFL-43:
- a CDS encoding phage tail protein — protein sequence MSVELGIDARDFRVLGAAIHRLPAELKAKAFRSAVNHTGKKARTQVARLAAKYSGLPYRFTRDAAQMKLTGDDVEIRLRSKWISLAALGAVKSPRGVRVRGRGSYAGAFIATSKISGGRAVLIRKGKSRTPVRELYGANPAHAMGEDRHGEFERLAQSLMDRDFADRLLHEINRLIPRSAR from the coding sequence GTGAGTGTTGAACTCGGCATCGACGCGCGCGATTTCCGCGTGCTCGGCGCGGCGATCCATCGCCTGCCTGCGGAACTGAAGGCCAAGGCCTTTCGATCGGCCGTCAACCACACCGGCAAGAAGGCGCGCACCCAGGTGGCGCGCCTTGCTGCCAAGTATTCGGGCCTGCCCTATCGCTTCACCCGCGACGCGGCTCAGATGAAGCTGACCGGCGACGATGTCGAGATCAGGCTGCGGTCGAAGTGGATATCGTTGGCGGCGCTCGGTGCGGTCAAATCGCCTCGTGGTGTGCGGGTTCGCGGCAGAGGGTCATACGCAGGGGCGTTCATCGCCACTTCGAAGATCTCCGGTGGCCGTGCGGTGCTGATCCGTAAGGGCAAGAGCCGCACCCCGGTGCGCGAACTTTACGGCGCCAACCCGGCTCATGCGATGGGCGAAGACCGGCACGGCGAGTTCGAGCGTCTGGCGCAATCCCTTATGGACCGCGACTTCGCCGACCGCCTGCTGCACGAGATCAACCGGCTTATCCCACGCTCGGCGCGCTAA